A part of Carnobacterium gallinarum DSM 4847 genomic DNA contains:
- a CDS encoding primase C-terminal domain-containing protein, whose product MQTIAEPNTAAIKIDPIKVQELILNGGLKRYKVKNSKYNSLNFQEDKNKKGAIFGFRTKENMQAARGIVLTSLEALEENRDQFTHWTPNIFSYGGYTDETRLYVKGHKEYNLSQINCFVVDIDFKSAYERASVNEIIENTFKAGFYYVPTLVLKTTKGYHFYYSLKEPSFVSSANNYKSLRTARAISRSIKLAFAEKMNCVDVGCNNFGIFRTPNSDNIVSFNPEFQYYFDDLQEWSMFYAKNCVEENNIAAVADGKNNVRIKKYGKQINAAWFKALINANEIDCGAGQDLGRNNAVLTMSLACYSSGLTFQEALNMMEEFNINLTSPLEYMELERTVINAYSGEYKGAHKDHINALIHKWVKSDHMKELKTKTNGKVHRSLWHKHKKARTERQRVHKYEWQKDLFEWINKQVTPDKMVIETTYAAIQEGIGIPKSTLKELLKDLEQRGELFTETTRGRASRTYLTTRAMLIQSIYHNKKERAEKLVLALCELIPKCRSVVANFLKDASEQPVRTMQMELSELDTS is encoded by the coding sequence ATGCAAACTATAGCAGAACCTAATACTGCAGCAATCAAAATAGATCCGATTAAAGTTCAAGAACTAATTCTAAATGGTGGATTAAAACGCTACAAAGTTAAGAATAGTAAATACAATTCATTGAACTTTCAGGAAGATAAAAATAAAAAGGGTGCTATTTTTGGTTTCAGAACAAAGGAAAACATGCAAGCAGCAAGAGGCATTGTATTGACTTCACTTGAAGCACTAGAAGAAAATAGAGATCAATTTACCCATTGGACTCCAAATATATTTAGTTACGGTGGATATACGGATGAGACTAGGCTCTATGTAAAAGGACATAAAGAATACAATCTAAGCCAAATCAACTGTTTTGTTGTCGATATTGATTTCAAATCAGCTTATGAGAGAGCATCAGTTAACGAAATCATTGAAAATACTTTTAAAGCAGGCTTTTACTATGTACCTACACTAGTTTTGAAAACAACAAAAGGGTATCACTTTTACTATTCACTAAAAGAACCGAGTTTTGTATCGAGTGCCAATAATTATAAATCTTTAAGAACAGCAAGAGCGATTTCTCGTAGCATTAAGTTAGCATTTGCTGAGAAAATGAACTGTGTGGACGTTGGTTGTAACAATTTCGGTATTTTTAGAACGCCGAATTCTGATAATATTGTTAGTTTTAATCCGGAGTTTCAATATTATTTTGATGACTTACAAGAATGGTCCATGTTTTATGCCAAAAATTGTGTTGAAGAGAATAATATTGCTGCAGTTGCTGATGGCAAAAATAATGTACGTATAAAAAAATACGGAAAACAAATTAATGCTGCTTGGTTTAAAGCATTGATCAATGCAAATGAAATTGATTGTGGTGCTGGCCAAGATTTGGGAAGAAACAATGCAGTATTAACAATGTCATTGGCATGTTACAGTTCGGGGTTAACATTTCAGGAGGCATTAAACATGATGGAAGAATTTAATATTAATTTAACAAGCCCCCTTGAGTACATGGAACTTGAAAGAACGGTAATAAATGCCTATAGCGGAGAATACAAAGGTGCACACAAGGATCACATTAATGCTTTAATCCATAAATGGGTCAAATCAGATCACATGAAAGAATTAAAAACTAAAACAAATGGAAAAGTGCATAGAAGTTTATGGCATAAGCATAAAAAAGCACGGACAGAGAGACAACGAGTTCATAAATACGAATGGCAGAAGGACCTTTTTGAGTGGATTAACAAACAAGTTACTCCGGATAAAATGGTTATCGAAACCACCTATGCTGCGATTCAAGAAGGAATTGGAATTCCGAAATCAACACTGAAGGAATTACTAAAGGACCTGGAACAACGTGGGGAACTATTTACAGAAACCACACGTGGGCGAGCAAGTCGAACATACTTGACTACCAGGGCTATGCTGATTCAATCAATCTACCACAATAAAAAAGAAAGAGCAGAAAAATTAGTTTTAGCGCTTTGTGAGTTAATTCCAAAATGCCGTAGCGTTGTGGCTAATTTCCTAAAAGATGCGTCAGAACAGCCTGTGAGAACGATGCAGATGGAATTATCAGAACTAGATACAAGTTAA
- a CDS encoding ParA family protein, translated as MAVGITVAANKGGVGKTLITLNLTGALRKSFPNARILVVDTDAQGNTTKSFRVKLKNDQNTIYDVFMGTATVEEAIVTTYDNQIDVLPANADNNYLEFDKMEVFRDTILEWFISLIKKFKDNISELMTLEGLKKKMNKNIDPSSNYFNALEGAFDKVEHDYDFIIFDTPPELKQVTSSVLSIADVVLVPYEPDLNGVDGVTHLISRVNTLKDKYNPSLRIGGVLANKVYNTNLHAKMINAMMKYTNRNNYHYFDSEIPRSITFADKLVRNGMPITMSAPENKFSQNFYKLLNEMNQLGLLSKEGNVLEIPNQLYNDKEEE; from the coding sequence ATGGCAGTAGGAATTACAGTTGCAGCAAACAAAGGTGGGGTTGGGAAAACTCTTATCACACTAAATCTTACCGGTGCTCTTAGAAAATCATTTCCAAATGCTCGTATACTAGTTGTTGATACAGATGCACAGGGGAATACAACAAAATCATTTAGAGTTAAACTGAAGAACGATCAAAACACTATATACGATGTTTTTATGGGAACAGCCACTGTTGAAGAAGCCATTGTTACAACATATGACAATCAAATTGATGTATTACCAGCAAATGCTGATAACAACTATTTAGAGTTTGACAAAATGGAAGTCTTTCGTGATACAATTCTAGAATGGTTTATATCATTAATTAAAAAGTTTAAAGATAACATTTCAGAATTAATGACCCTCGAGGGATTGAAAAAAAAGATGAACAAGAACATTGACCCTAGCTCAAATTACTTTAACGCTCTGGAAGGTGCTTTTGATAAGGTTGAGCATGATTATGACTTTATTATTTTTGATACTCCTCCTGAACTTAAACAAGTAACGTCGTCAGTGTTGTCAATTGCAGATGTTGTATTGGTTCCTTATGAACCTGATTTGAATGGTGTAGATGGTGTAACACACCTAATATCACGAGTAAACACACTAAAGGATAAATATAATCCTAGTTTGAGAATTGGTGGTGTTTTGGCAAATAAAGTTTATAATACAAATCTACACGCTAAAATGATTAATGCCATGATGAAATACACCAACAGAAATAATTATCACTACTTTGATTCTGAAATCCCTAGATCTATTACATTTGCTGATAAGTTAGTACGAAACGGTATGCCCATTACTATGAGCGCACCAGAAAATAAATTTTCTCAAAATTTTTACAAGTTACTAAATGAAATGAATCAGTTAGGATTACTTTCAAAAGAAGGAAATGTTCTTGAAATTCCTAATCAACTATATAATGATAAGGAGGAAGAATAA